The following are from one region of the Alkalimarinus sediminis genome:
- the mtnA gene encoding S-methyl-5-thioribose-1-phosphate isomerase yields MSSGVEAIKWESDHLELLDQRLLPGQEVFITCNTSSETASAITEMVVRGAPAIGVSAAYGVVLACRDAYDEYSVSWKTKIDAALNELANSRPTAVNLFWALDRMKRLIESLPDQQNPTVALLNEAKNIHNEDVDANKLMGKLGAELMAESADLPFSVITHCNTGSLATGGYGTALGVIRHGWKHRIINHVYADETRPWLQGARLTAWELQRDGIPVTLNADSAAAHIMKQGDVKWVVVGADRITANGDAANKIGTYSLAVLARYHGIKFMVVAPSSTVDMSLSSGDLIPIEERTAEEVTTIQGIQLSPEQVDAFNPVFDVTPAELIDAIVTEQGVVLKPTLEKMKALLG; encoded by the coding sequence ATGAGTAGCGGTGTTGAAGCTATTAAGTGGGAGAGTGATCACCTTGAGTTGTTAGATCAACGATTGCTGCCTGGGCAAGAGGTATTTATTACCTGCAACACCTCATCAGAGACCGCTAGTGCGATTACTGAGATGGTCGTCAGGGGTGCTCCAGCAATCGGCGTGAGCGCGGCTTATGGTGTTGTGTTGGCTTGTCGTGATGCCTATGACGAGTATAGTGTCAGTTGGAAAACTAAAATTGATGCTGCGTTGAATGAGTTGGCCAACTCTAGACCAACGGCCGTTAACTTGTTCTGGGCGCTTGATCGTATGAAGCGCCTAATCGAGTCTCTACCCGATCAACAGAATCCTACGGTAGCACTTCTTAATGAGGCAAAAAATATCCACAATGAAGATGTAGACGCGAACAAACTTATGGGTAAACTCGGTGCCGAGTTAATGGCTGAATCGGCTGATTTGCCTTTTTCAGTCATAACCCATTGCAATACCGGATCTTTAGCCACTGGCGGTTATGGTACCGCTTTGGGGGTAATCAGGCATGGTTGGAAGCATCGTATTATTAACCATGTATATGCTGATGAAACACGACCGTGGCTACAAGGGGCTAGATTAACCGCTTGGGAGTTGCAAAGGGATGGAATTCCTGTCACGTTAAACGCAGATTCTGCCGCTGCTCATATTATGAAGCAAGGTGACGTTAAATGGGTGGTGGTGGGAGCAGACCGAATTACTGCCAATGGCGATGCCGCAAATAAAATCGGGACCTATAGTTTGGCAGTGTTAGCGCGCTATCATGGTATTAAATTTATGGTCGTGGCACCTTCAAGTACGGTTGATATGTCATTATCATCAGGTGATTTGATTCCGATAGAAGAGCGAACAGCTGAAGAAGTGACGACCATTCAGGGTATACAGTTGTCGCCTGAACAGGTGGATGCGTTTAACCCTGTGTTTGATGTCACACCGGCTGAATTAATTGACGCGATTGTGACAGAGCAGGGTGTTGTATTAAAACCTACACTAGAAAAGATGAAAGCGTTATTAGGCTGA
- a CDS encoding helix-turn-helix domain-containing protein: MSEDNRDKHNALEEFLEDALNEADDATVGANIPDQEYKSSSATQTKSSHKEDQDENTSNKSKQRKAKPEPQVEEDIDDETLIERLSGLTSSAFNFAKRTTQTSFKVGKALIHSQDQLKLMLAAGQSLKDLREVAGLTLSEANEALNLKDKSILEAVENGTATLSFELILRLSALLARNDPIPFIIKYTRTYNPEIWKILSDWGLGRIPLQYERERQFINIFRAHDEARKLSDDGYKKVLEFTQKAFDMSLHFIAEQENVPFEETDEKNENTVKPNKGDDKKSEKNKRPDK; this comes from the coding sequence ATGAGCGAAGATAATCGTGACAAACATAATGCACTGGAAGAGTTTTTAGAAGACGCACTTAACGAAGCAGATGATGCCACCGTAGGTGCTAATATTCCCGATCAAGAGTATAAGTCATCTTCTGCCACCCAAACGAAAAGTAGTCACAAAGAGGATCAGGACGAAAACACCTCAAATAAATCTAAACAACGTAAAGCAAAGCCAGAGCCACAGGTAGAAGAAGATATTGATGACGAGACATTGATTGAAAGGCTGAGCGGCCTTACATCATCCGCATTCAATTTTGCTAAACGAACCACCCAGACCTCTTTTAAAGTAGGAAAAGCCCTTATTCACTCCCAAGATCAGCTCAAACTCATGTTAGCTGCAGGGCAATCGCTCAAAGACCTACGCGAAGTCGCAGGGTTAACCCTTTCAGAAGCAAATGAAGCACTTAACTTAAAAGATAAATCAATACTCGAAGCTGTTGAGAATGGCACTGCAACATTATCTTTCGAGCTTATTTTAAGACTATCTGCACTATTAGCACGTAACGATCCAATACCTTTTATTATTAAATATACCCGCACCTATAATCCGGAAATATGGAAAATTCTAAGTGATTGGGGGCTCGGTCGTATTCCTCTTCAATATGAAAGAGAACGACAGTTTATCAATATTTTCAGAGCCCACGATGAGGCAAGAAAGTTATCAGATGACGGTTATAAAAAGGTATTAGAGTTCACTCAAAAAGCATTCGATATGTCTTTACACTTTATTGCAGAGCAAGAAAATGTACCATTTGAAGAAACTGACGAGAAGAACGAAAACACGGTAAAACCAAACAAAGGCGACGATAAGAAGAGCGAAAAAAACAAACGGCCTGACAAATAA